In Deltaproteobacteria bacterium, a genomic segment contains:
- a CDS encoding thioredoxin family protein, which yields MNRIRFLSLATLIATVFLCGACSPPDSAAAKLKWEQYTEGLERGKKENKKILVKFHADWCTYCTTMDRSTYSDPEIIAYINKFFVPVEVDTDRNKGLAIRYRVNSLPLNLFLKPNGDQILPLPGFVPPKMFIKFLKWVAQDAYLETTLKDFVDKEQ from the coding sequence ATGAATCGAATCCGTTTTTTGTCCTTAGCAACGTTGATTGCCACGGTCTTCCTGTGCGGCGCCTGCTCGCCTCCGGACTCCGCGGCCGCGAAGTTGAAGTGGGAACAGTACACGGAAGGACTTGAACGAGGCAAGAAAGAGAACAAGAAAATACTCGTAAAGTTCCATGCGGACTGGTGCACCTACTGCACTACAATGGATCGGTCCACGTATTCCGATCCCGAGATCATAGCCTATATTAATAAATTCTTCGTTCCCGTTGAAGTCGACACGGACCGAAACAAGGGTTTGGCGATCCGTTACCGTGTCAATAGCTTGCCGCTGAACCTCTTCTTGAAGCCGAACGGGGACCAGATCCTCCCTTTGCCCGGTTTTGTACCCCCAAAGATGTTCATCAAGTTTCTGAAATGGGTCGCCCAGGACGCCTACCTCGAAACCACTCTTAAGGATTTCGTGGACAAAGAACAGTAG